Proteins from one Ramlibacter sp. PS4R-6 genomic window:
- a CDS encoding branched-chain amino acid ABC transporter substrate-binding protein — protein sequence MSAAPKETAGQTVRVAHIDPFSGPFANVGQNQLKSWQFAAEKLNGNKNAAGVTFEFVGFDNKGSPQESLNALKAALDQGFRYVTQGNGSGAAAAILDAVNKHNERNPGKEVVYINYAAVDPALTNERCSFWHFRLDADTSMKMEALTSFMKDEAKIKNVYLINQNYAHGQQVAKYFKEGIARKRPDVKIVGDELHPLGQVKDFAPYVAKIKAAGADAIVTGNWGTDMTLLVKALNDAGLNIPLYAYYAGVSGTPTALAQGKDMNVSQVAISHSNFTGELRDLRNEFKKKFNDDYYTFQTYLGIKMLSGGMAAAKSTDPVKVARAMEGLSFKGLGSEATMRKSDHQLQQTLYISKWTKATAKDPYSEENTGWNFAPVRTLEPYVSSTPTSCQMTRPGA from the coding sequence ATGAGCGCCGCACCCAAGGAGACCGCCGGCCAGACGGTGCGCGTCGCCCACATCGACCCGTTCTCGGGCCCGTTCGCCAACGTCGGCCAGAACCAGCTGAAAAGCTGGCAGTTCGCCGCGGAGAAGCTCAACGGAAACAAGAACGCCGCGGGCGTGACGTTCGAGTTCGTCGGCTTCGACAACAAGGGCTCGCCCCAGGAAAGCCTGAACGCGCTGAAGGCCGCCCTCGACCAGGGCTTCCGCTACGTCACGCAGGGCAACGGTTCCGGCGCCGCGGCAGCCATCCTCGACGCCGTGAACAAGCACAACGAGCGCAACCCCGGCAAGGAGGTGGTGTACATCAACTACGCCGCCGTGGACCCGGCGCTGACCAACGAGCGCTGCAGCTTCTGGCACTTCCGCCTCGACGCCGACACGTCGATGAAGATGGAGGCGCTGACGTCCTTCATGAAGGACGAGGCCAAGATCAAGAACGTCTACCTGATCAACCAGAACTACGCGCACGGCCAGCAGGTCGCCAAGTACTTCAAGGAAGGCATCGCGCGCAAGCGCCCCGACGTGAAGATCGTGGGCGACGAGCTGCACCCGCTGGGACAGGTGAAGGACTTCGCGCCCTACGTCGCGAAGATCAAGGCTGCGGGCGCCGACGCCATCGTCACGGGCAACTGGGGCACCGACATGACGCTGCTGGTGAAGGCGCTGAACGACGCCGGCCTGAACATCCCGCTGTACGCCTACTACGCCGGCGTGTCCGGCACGCCCACCGCGCTGGCGCAGGGCAAGGACATGAACGTGAGCCAGGTGGCCATCAGCCACTCGAACTTCACGGGCGAGCTGCGCGACCTGCGCAACGAGTTCAAGAAGAAGTTCAACGACGACTACTACACGTTCCAGACCTACCTGGGCATCAAGATGCTGTCCGGCGGCATGGCCGCGGCGAAGAGCACCGACCCCGTGAAGGTGGCGCGCGCCATGGAAGGCCTGTCGTTCAAGGGCCTGGGCAGCGAAGCCACGATGCGCAAGTCGGACCACCAGCTGCAGCAGACGCTGTACATCAGCAAGTGGACCAAGGCCACGGCCAAGGACCCGTACAGCGAGGAAAACACCGGCTGGAACTTCGCGCCGGTGCGCACGCTGGAGCCCTACGTCTCGTCCACGCCCACCTCGTGCCAGATGACGCGTCCGGGCGCCTGA
- a CDS encoding branched-chain amino acid ABC transporter permease, whose translation MEFFTISLLNGISYGLLLFMLSSGLTLIFSMMGVLNFAHASFYMLGAYLGYSVSVWVGYAPALFVAPLLVGVLGALFERFALRRVHHFGHVPELLITFGLSYLIVEIVQLMWGRSAMDYRKPGWLDYPAFHIFGTNFPMYRVFMMGVAFAMLAALWLLLKKTRIGLVIQAALTHPEAVESLGHNVPRVFMLVFGGGAALAGLAGAVGGAQFVTEPAMAASVGSIIFVVVVVGGMGSLPGAFVASLLIGVMDAFAVGSDRSLADLWNFFGFAAGPSTPGWVVLKVKISQVAAILPYLLLVLILIFRPKGLLGTREG comes from the coding sequence ATGGAGTTCTTCACCATCTCGCTCCTGAACGGCATCAGCTACGGGCTGCTGCTGTTCATGCTGAGTTCGGGCCTGACGCTGATCTTCAGCATGATGGGCGTGCTCAATTTCGCGCACGCGAGCTTCTACATGCTGGGCGCGTACCTGGGTTACTCGGTCAGCGTGTGGGTGGGCTATGCGCCGGCGCTCTTCGTGGCGCCGCTGCTGGTGGGCGTGCTCGGCGCGCTGTTCGAGCGCTTCGCGCTGCGCCGGGTGCACCACTTCGGCCACGTGCCGGAGCTGCTGATCACGTTCGGCCTGTCGTACCTGATCGTCGAGATCGTGCAGCTGATGTGGGGGCGCTCGGCGATGGACTACCGCAAGCCCGGGTGGCTGGACTACCCCGCCTTCCACATCTTCGGCACGAACTTCCCGATGTACCGGGTGTTCATGATGGGCGTGGCCTTCGCCATGCTCGCGGCGCTGTGGCTGCTGCTGAAGAAGACGCGCATCGGGCTGGTGATCCAGGCGGCGCTGACGCACCCGGAGGCCGTGGAGTCGCTGGGCCACAACGTGCCGCGCGTCTTCATGCTCGTGTTCGGCGGTGGTGCGGCGTTGGCTGGCCTCGCGGGCGCCGTGGGCGGCGCGCAGTTCGTGACCGAGCCCGCGATGGCCGCTTCGGTCGGCTCCATCATCTTCGTCGTCGTCGTCGTGGGTGGCATGGGCTCGCTGCCCGGTGCGTTCGTCGCGTCACTCCTGATCGGCGTGATGGACGCCTTCGCGGTGGGCAGCGACCGTTCGCTTGCCGACCTGTGGAACTTCTTCGGGTTCGCCGCCGGCCCGTCCACGCCGGGCTGGGTCGTGCTCAAGGTGAAGATCTCGCAGGTCGCGGCGATCCTGCCGTACCTGCTGCTGGTCCTGATCCTCATCTTCCGGCCGAAGGGCCTGCTCGGGACGCGGGAGGGTTGA